One Cucumis melo cultivar AY chromosome 8, USDA_Cmelo_AY_1.0, whole genome shotgun sequence genomic window, TTTCTTTTCTTAAAGTGGGATTTTTGAGCATGGGATGATTTATGATTATCTATAAACCTAATAAAATTACCAAATCttcaataaaaatattattatacagacaaaaaaagaaaaaacctaaCTTTTTCTTCCCAAAAGAGAACCAACAATGCTTTTGTTAATAGTATGTTCAACATTTCGGTATGATCACATggaattgttttttctttcaactTTAATAGTTTAATATAATCTTCCATGTACCTTTAATTGTTGAATTATTGCAATTATGTGTCACATTTAATGCCAAATAATGGCGTTCATTTCTTTTCGTTTAAGACATTAGTAAAGAAAGTTTACCAGTTAAGGCATTAAGATTGACTGCTAATTAATTTAGTCTTTTGGCAAATATATCTGTTGAATCTCTACTTATATTGTGTATATTAACAAGAAGACGACAATATAGTTTAGTTATAGAATAAAGGAATTAGCACTTACCAATTATGTTGACATGTGAGAATGGAAATTAGAACTAACTTTTTggtaaaagagaaaaaattaaTTGTTTGGAATAATAGGTTTTATAAGGGGTGTCTGGACGTTGTTCacaatttcttgttttttatAATGGGAGATTAAGTAGAAGTGTGAGTTCTTCATGCTCTGTCAAGGAAGTAtgcttttctctctctctctttttttttttttttaagagttGCATTTGTTTTTGTGTGATATGTCTACGAATAATAAACCTAATTATAGCTAAAATGATAATATtatcaaattatattaatatttaaaacatTCACGTCGTGATATGATTAATAGTATTGTTATTAGTAGATTTATTTATATACATTATTGAGACTGTGAGTTTAGAAAGATAGGAGGCTCGTGGATGGAGGAATTTCAAATGATTTATGAGGAAGCCTAGCTGGTAGCGTAGCTCAGAAAACCTATAAGATAATCTAATTGGAGTTTAAATAACCTATGAGAGAGTTTTAGAGATAGCTTCATATATAAAAGAACAAAGAAGTTACTTTACGAGAACTTTGAAGGATCTATGAAAAACCTTTGCAAGACCCCTAGAATATTCACATAATGACTTACGAAAAGACATTCGTAAAAACCCATAAAATACATATTGAGAATCTCAAATGACCTGTGATAGACTTATTAGGGTGATTAAGTTTGTAATATTCTAGATTCTCAAAAATAGGTTCATAAAGGATCCATTGAGCAATTGGGTGAGTGATGCTTAAAGCAATTACCACCTCAAGTTATGGTGAGTGTAACCACTTAACGAGTAATGACTCTAATAAAGGttccaaaaatttaaaatggtCGGTTATGATTCCGAGTATCGATTATACACTATTAGGCTATATAAATGACCAAAATCATTGGTCAAAAGTACACCGAAAGtactttattattttatacCGTCATATTACTCTTGACTTAAAATAGATATGAGTTGTTGCATATGTGTTTAATTTCATTTACCATTCAAACATCTGATCAACTGTTTCTTTCTTATAATACAAATTTAGATtgatctgttttttttttttttggcataaAAAAACTTTTCAATATTATATATAAGAACACTACGAAAGCAAAAGTTTGTTTGTCATGTGAAATTTGGTTCAGTTGCTGTGAtctcaatttaatttaattaaagaacTTTGGACATGTAATGGTCTGATCtaataatttgttaattatAAGTCCAACGAAGCTTAGTTTATAATTAGTATCAAACCGTGATCAAGTTTGTTTTAATCAGAAAGTTAAACGCAActcatttaaaattaattcaacaCAGTTTGACAAATGGTCTTCTATTACGCAGGAAAACAGGAATTCTTAAGCCCATTGTTTAGCTTAATTAGtgcaaattaaattaatcaCAAGGTACCCACCTAaagtataatttttttatatatatatatatattaatgaaaataaggtatatttatttattgttattgttatttaaaGAAATGCTATAACGCTACTTTACCGACCTTGGATTACATATTTAAATGGAGCTTGTTATTGtctttgaaaaagaaattctaATAATTCAAGTTAATTAAGAAATTACATCATATGTTATTCTCCTTCAATATAATGAATTGCTATAATGAATCAAAGCACATACTATGACCAAAAGCTTAGTCTTTTCTCCtctatattatttaatttacaCTCTTACATTCTTTTCAATTAATTAACGACACTTACATTTTACactattttaatattataattattcaTTCAAAAAGCTCTTACATGTTAAGGCAACGAACtacgtttcttttttttattattcttttattttttttattttttatgaacaGTTACAATTAACAAAAGCAATGACACCTACCTAAGGAGCATTTATGATGTGttcttttaattcaaattaGGAACAAGTTTATAAACCTACTCAGTGAAGAGGAGGAAGAATAATATCTATTGATGTAGTTAAATAAGAGGAATAGTTGGAAAGATGTTTGATTACAAGTTGGGGAACTTTTAACaaactttttcttctcttttatttgaATAGTTGCTTTTTGTGGAGTAATGGTTGATGCATGCGCACGTTGATTTTGATTGACACTAATTTTACTTACTTGGGAATAATTTGAAAGGTAAAGATTGATTGATTAACAACATCTCTTTACATGACAGTATaattatatctatatatatataatcttttttaAACGGTGTGATTATAACTAATTAATTACATaactcttatatatatatatatatatatatatatatatatatatgtatgtatgtatgtattattACTCAATTATGTGTATAATCATAAAATTTGCCATTGAAGTCTCTATAGCTTCAATTGCACTAAAACAGTACGGATACATCTTACGTTATTATTCCTAAAACTTAActttttaaatgaaatattattaCATCAGAGAGAATTGAAATTCTTTCCAAAACTAAGATAAAAACAAGGACCGAAAAGAATGACAAAGAAataaagtaaaagaagaaagTACTTTGATTGATATATCTAAAAAGCACTTGATATGACTataataatttcattaaaaGTTTTCACAAAcacatatatttaatatttttctgtTTCTTAAAAAGTTCACTTTTACTGAAGGGAGTAGGTTGTATCGATGTGTTATGTTTTAATTTCATCAAATTAGAATGAAATCATAGGCTTCAAATTTAGATAATCTAATAGAATCTTATATaccttcaaaaaaaaaatgttgcaactttttttttttttttttttacttttgatGAGTGTATATTTGAAACTTCACTAAAGATACATACAGTCTCTTCCTAtgcttttgttatattttataaagttTTGTAGAGTTATCGAGAGGTTAGTTCATATATTAAACTTAAAGGTTGGACAAATCTTGATTATGACTAAAATCAATTATCTTTTACCCATACCttcaaacttttttaaaaaaccaaaatcaacCCTTAATAATGAAAATTGATAATGGTAATTAAATATTTAACTAATATTATAGtctaattcaataaaattatagaTTTAGATTCAAGACAAGTTTAATAATCAACTATCAATTTTTCACTTTGataatatttttctaatataCAACCAACAACATTAATTAGTGTTTCATTTTACTTGGTAGAAATGGGTCACGCTTAGCAAGTTTCTTATATAGATTAAATGAGTAATGAAACTTAAATTTTTCGCTAAATAAAGTACACAAGAGACCTTACTCGATAAAGCAAAACAAGATAGACAAACTGTatagaattttaaatttatcttttaattcaACCTTCAGAACTTCAAATTGGATATTATTAACGATAAGTACGTtacttttgaaaaattaaaattatgttCAAATTGACGGTCGTTAAAATAACTATATATTTACTTTGTCTCCTTTGATAGCCAAATAGTCATAATGATTTTTGACACTTGTTTGAAGTAGTTTATAGTATTAGAGGAGAGAGATGAATATTGTTTTAGACGTGGGACAGAAATTGTTTGTGAGGAAGAAAGAATGTGGTGACAAATCCACAACTATCAACTTCGACTCCTTTAACTTTGGCCTAAACATATACCAAATTACATTCTCTACCTAAGATaacataatatataaataaaaatcatagtctaaaaaaataaaagtggGTCCACAGTCATATCGAAGAGAGGGCCCACTTTGatgaccacaaaacacaaagaTTGAATAGTAGTGGGCCCAACTCACATTAATACACTCCTCGCTCTCTCTGTCTCTCTCTCGATCTATCTAAACttcctttgattaattaactaATCCACTTTCAAACTTTACTAAAATCTACACTAATTCTACTAATCTAATGAAACATACAACAACATTGGAAACAAActcaaaaatacaaaattacTCTCTAAATTACATTCTCTTCTACTTCCATGTGACTTTCCTTCATCGGCATGTTCCTTCTCATTGAATACCTAatttatttaaacaaatattccaacttttttctttttcctgaATTTATTCTCCCACTGTTTTTGTCCTTTCTtccaattaaacaaataaataattacacaacaacacacttcatCCTTTTCTCAACCTTTTCCACTatcttgtcttttttttttttttcatttgttaaTTTCCCACTCCCCTCTCCCCTACCCCCCCCACCCCTATAAATACCAACCATTTCCATCACCCAAACACACACTCAACCGAATTACAATAAGTTCTAGAGAGAAACAATGGAGATGGATTTCCCTGTCATCAACATGAACAACCTCAATGGCGAAAGCAGAGTATCTGTCCTGAATCAAATCAACGACGCCTGCGAAAACTGGGGCTTTTTTGAGGTAAATATCTTTATAAATTCATCATAAACTCGTTACCTTAAAGCTTCtgggttatttatttatttctttgtttgaaGTTGGTGAATCATGGGATATCACATGAGCTGATGGACAAAGTGGAGAAGCTGACAAAGGAGCATTATAGAAAGTGTATGGAACAGAGGTTTAAAGAAATGGTAGCTTCAAAAGGGTTGGATTCAGTGGAAACTGAGATTAACGACACTGACTGGGAAAGCACTTTTTTTCTACGCCATCTTCCTGTTTCAAACATGTCAGAAATTGGTGATCTGGATGAGGAATACAAGAAGGTGATGAAGGAATTTGCAGATGAATTGGAGAAATTAGCGGAGGAAGTTCTGGATTTGTTGTGTGAGAATCTTGGGCTTGAAAAAGGGTATTTGAAAAAAGTGTTTTATGGATCAAAAGGCCCAAACTTTGGGACAAAAGTTAGCAATTACCCTCCATGTCCTAAACCTGAGCTTATTAAAGGACTTAGAGCCCATACTGATGCTGGTGGTCTTATTCTCCTGTTTCAAGATGATAAAGTGAGTGGGCTTCAGCTGCTCAAAGATGGCAAATGGGTTGATGTCCCTCCAATGCATCACTCCATTGTTATCAATTTAGGAGATCAGCTTGAAGTACGTGATGATCTTCCTAGTGTGTGTCTGctccttttgtttttgttttgtttgtttggtatTAACATTTGTCATTTTGTTTTTGATTGAAATAGGTAATAACAAATGGAAAATACAAGAGTGTAATGCACAGAGTGATAGCACAGGAGGATGGAAACAGAATGTCGATAGCATCATTCTACAATCCAGGAAACGACGCCGTAATCTATCCGGCGCCGGCGCTGGTCGAGGGAGAGCAAGAAAAAACCAAACTTTACCCAAAATTTGTGTTCGACGATTACATGAAGCTGTATGTGGGGCTTAAGTTTCAAGCAAAAGAGCCAAGGTTTGAGGCCATGAAAGCCATGGAGTCCACCAATCTCAATATGGGTCCAATTGCAACTGTctgaaaaatgaaaacaaacaaataaattaaaaaaaaaaaaaaagaatttggaTTAATTGTGGGTGTTCTTATTATTACAAAAGAAATCAAGAACAAATGTTAGTGGTGCATTAGTGATGATAATGTTTGGGTGTTGGGGAACAGTTTAGcatgtatttttattttactttttaaaacatATTATGATAGTGGTTTGGGAGCAATATATGAAGGGTTTCTAGGTTAATAGTTAACtttaaaataatgaatatgTGTGTCTTTATGTTTCTGAATTATGGTTTTTATTCAGAGTGGAAAATAGACTAATTACTTTGTATACAAACTTgtatgattttgattttttttttttttgtttctcttaCTTAGAAATCTACAAATGTTGTGGCCATATATAAAAGTATATACCCACTTGAGTGTTTAAAGCAGAAGATACAGAAATCCCAATTGAGGGCATGAAAAATAATGAAGCAAGAAAGAacataaaaatggaaaaaggttctaaaaaggagagagagagagagagagagagagagagagagagagagagagagagagagagagagagagagatagagagagagagacaccCAAAATGAAAAGTTATTGAGGGAATCTTAATAAGAATTGAGTTAATGTAGATTTGAAAATCGAATGACTTAAATGGAATAACTTCCTTTCTTACTGAATATAAATACTGAGAATGGAATTAAAATCTCACCTTAGTTAACAGAAAGTGTAAAGTGTAATATATAAGGTGACAATGGATAGATCATTCCTATTGAAATTAGATTTTGGGGATAATTCTGTTGCAATTTTAGAGCCCATTTAGTTATagattcattttttgttttaaaaatataatattataaacaCTCATACCACCtattaatttttccttttttgccATAATATCTactttttatcaatattttcaaaatcaaaccGAATGCCATAAAAATAGTTCAGTATTAGAACTAAAAAATTATTGGCAATGAGATGTTAAGTCATTTATGTCTTATAAGCTCGTAATGTCGTATTTATTTGTCAAGCTAACTTAATATCAAATCCATAGAATTAAAATCTGGTACAAGAACAAACATGAACTCACACCTACTGAATTTATATGTATGTGTTTGAAGAAAAAAGTTGGGATTCAAATATCCCATCATGAGATTgtactaaaagaaaattagacgCAAGAGTTTCGGTTTGTGCGACCAAATGGGATGTTAGGGGATCAATAATTTGGGGCATCGGCGCGGAGTCCAACACTTTGCTGACACTACGACTTACTTTGATGGTTAACTTTTGGTGAGAATCATTCCCAAATATAGCAATGAAATGGGTATAGGAATGAAAACAAATGGGTGAATCAAAATGCTGCATTTGGTGCAATAAGATATTGAGAAGATGCATTATCACTGATAaacatcattcaaatttcagaGCGTTGATTGAAATTTGAACCCCCAACCCATGCAACCCATCCACTTTCCGCTTCAAAGGTTGCGTGCGGAGAACATAAATATTTGGTATACGTTTGCATAACTCGAccaaaaatatatatctttatttgTGTTTATGAAcgaaaaaacaaatatatcatatataattttttaaatcacATATCCATGttcatatttataaatatatcaagatatcataAATCATTTCGTGTCTATAATAGCACGGATAGGTATGAAAAATAATCTATGTTGGATTATGATGGTTCGTCGTAAATAGgttgtgatattttattatat contains:
- the LOC103484645 gene encoding 1-aminocyclopropane-1-carboxylate oxidase 3; this translates as MEMDFPVINMNNLNGESRVSVLNQINDACENWGFFELVNHGISHELMDKVEKLTKEHYRKCMEQRFKEMVASKGLDSVETEINDTDWESTFFLRHLPVSNMSEIGDLDEEYKKVMKEFADELEKLAEEVLDLLCENLGLEKGYLKKVFYGSKGPNFGTKVSNYPPCPKPELIKGLRAHTDAGGLILLFQDDKVSGLQLLKDGKWVDVPPMHHSIVINLGDQLEVITNGKYKSVMHRVIAQEDGNRMSIASFYNPGNDAVIYPAPALVEGEQEKTKLYPKFVFDDYMKLYVGLKFQAKEPRFEAMKAMESTNLNMGPIATV